Within Acidimicrobiales bacterium, the genomic segment GTCGGGACTTCGTTGAGCGGCGACGTTGCGCAGGTGACCCGCTGGTTCGCCGACCCCGGGTCGTTTCCCGGCTTTATGTCGGGACTTCGTTGAGCGCTGTCGACGCGGCGAACATGGCGTCCAGGTAGTACTGTCGTTTCCCGGCTTTATGTCGGGACTTCGTTGAGCGTCGAGTCGGCACGCCTAGCGCTCGGTGACATGATCGCGTCGTTTCCCGGCTTTATGTCGGGACTTCGTTGAGCGCCAAGCGCTCCGCCTGGACGGCGCGCCCGCGATCGAGGCGTCGTTTCCCGGCTTTATGTCGGGACTTCGTTGAGCGTCTTGGTGATTTGGCGAGTGCGTATTATTCGAGTGGTAATGTCGTTTCCCGGCTTTATGTCGGGACTTCGTTGAGCGGGCTTGGTCATCGTGATGGTGACTTTCATGGTGTCGTCGTTTCCCGGCTTTATGTCGGGACTTCGTTGAGCGCGCTTCTCCTGTGACGTCCCCAATCCCGGCCATTGGTCGTTTCCCGGCTTTATGTCGGGACTTCGTTGAGCGTTGCCACAAGACTTCGACGGGTTGAAACGCTTCTCAATGTCGTTTCCCGGCTTTATGTCGGGACTTCGTTGAGCGTTCGGCCGTCGAGGATCACCGTCAAACTGTCACGACGTCGTTTCCCGGCTTTATGTCGGGACTTCGTTGAGCGCTCGTCACTCGTCAGGTGTCCTAGGAGGGGGTGTGACGTCGTTTCCCGGCTTTATGTCGGGACTTCGTTGAGCGGCCTCGCCTTCGCGTCGCGCTTTCCGCTCGAGGAGACGTCGTTTCCCGGCTTTATGTCGGGACTTCGTTGAGCGGCCGCGGCGCGCCTGCATCCTCTCGGTTGGGGTGGGACGTCGTTTCCCGGCTTTATGTCGGGACTTCGTTGAGCGGTCGACCTGCCAGACGTCGGCCTGCCTGTCAGACGTCGTCGTTTCCCGGCTTTATGTCGGGACTTCGTTGAGCGAGACCGGTGCACCATTCGCCGCATGCTGCTCGTAGGGACGTCGTTTCCCGGCTTTATGTCGGGACTTCGTTGAGCGCTGTCAGACGTCGACCTGTCAGACGTCGACCTGCCAGGTCGTTTCCCGGCTTTATGTCGGGACTTCGTTGAGCGGATGCAATGCCCGGTGTGCGATTCAGTTGTTTCGCGCGTCGTTTCCCGGCTTTATGTCGGGACTTCGTTGAGCGTGGCGGCCTCCGGCGACCCGCATTTTGCGAAAAGGCGTCGTTTCCCGGCTTTATGTCGGGACTTCGTTGAGCGCGGCCACCACAACAGTCGCCCATTCGGCCAAATCGCGACCGTCGTTTCCCGGCTTTATGTCGGGACTTCGTTGAGCGCCTGATCGTCGTTCCTGCCGGAGCGTCCAGGAGGAGTCGTTTCCCGGCTTTATGTCGGGACTTCGTTGAGCGCGCTTCTCCTGTGACGTCCCCAATCCCGGCCATTGGACGTCGTTTCCCGGCTTTATGTCGGGACTTCGTTGAGCGTGCTTCTGCTTGTCGGTAGCCATCTGCCTGCTCCCTTGTCGTTTCCCGGCTTTATGTCGGGACTTCGTTGAGCGTCAAAGCGACGATGGCCGAGAAATGGCGGCTGTTCTCGTCGTTTCCCGGCTTTATGTCGGGACTTCGTTGAGCGAGCTCGCTTGGTCGAGCTCTCTTGCTCGAGCTCGCCTGTCGTTTCCCGGCTTTATGTCGGGACTTCGTTGAGCGGAGTCGCCGACTGTACGATGGGCGATAGTCTCTCCGGTCGTTTCCCGGCTTTATGTCGGGACTTCGTTGAGCGGATTGAACCCCTCCGTGTGTCCTCCTGCGACGCCGGGGTCGTTTCCCGGCTTTATGTCGGGACTTCGTTGAGCGACCGCCGTCGCGGTGGCGCTGCCGGATGGGACGCCGGTCGTTTCCCGGCTTTATGTCGGGACTTCGTTGAGCGAGGTCGGCGCCCGCGTCCCCGACGACGAGCTTCGGAGAGTCGTTTCCCGGCTTTATGTCGGGACTTCGTTGAGCGGACTGAATCACACACGGGGCATTGCATCGTTTTCATCGTCGTTTCCCGGCTTTATGTCGGGACTTCGTTGAGCGAGACCGGGGATGAGGTCGGTTTGGAGGACCCCCCATTGTCGTTTCCCGGCTTTATGTCGGGACTTCGTTGAGCGGAGCCACTCACCGACCACCCCATTTGCAAGAATTCGGGCGTCGTTTCCCGGCTTTATGTCGGGACTTCGTTGAGCGCCGCTAGTCGGCGCGCTGGCGCGTGAGCGGCCGAATGTCCTTCCTCGGCTTTATGTCGACAGTGCGTTGACCGGACTACGCGCGTTGAGCGCTCCACTTGAATGAACCAGGTCTCCGGCTCGATGTGTGTTGGCGGAAGTCGAAAATCACGGAACGTTCACAATCTAGGCCGTATCCCGTCCTCTGCTCGCGCCTCGGTCGCTATCACGTCCTTGATCAGCGAGGCGATGTTTCGCGCCGCAGCCGTCGGCAGGCCACGCCTTCTTCTGGCGAGGCCGACGGGTCGCCTGTGTACGCCGGTCAGGCGTACCCGCTTCCAGTCGCCGCCGACCCACGGCGGCGCTGCGCTCGCGGGGAGTATGGCCGGTCCGAACCCTTGGAACGCGAGCGACGCTAGCAGCCGCAGCCCGTCGATCTCGGCCATCGGCACCAGCTCCACACCGAAGCGCGCTGCGTCACGGTCGAGCTGCTTGCGGAATGCAGTGTCGGGAGCGGCGAGAAGTAGTGGAAAGTCGGCCAACTCCTCCAACCCGACCTCCTTGCGCCGCGCCAGCGGATGCGAGGTCGGCACGACGAGGATGTGGTCCTCCTCGAACAGCGGCTCTGTCTGCACGTCAGGGTCGGTCACCGGCAGGTTCACGACCGCCAGGTCCAACTGACCGGTAGCGAGGCGGGGGAGCAGGGACAGCGTCGTCGCGTCGACCACCACGAGGCGGACACCCGGCAGCCTTTCGGCCGCCGCACGCAGCAGGCGAGGCACCAGCCAGCGAGCCGTCGTGCCGATCACCCCGACCTTCACCTGACCCTGCACGTTCTGGCGAACCGAGGCGACCTCGGAGGGGAGGGCGTCGAGCTCGGCGCGGATCCGGCGGGCGTGCTCGGCTACCACCCGGCCCTCGTCGGTGAGCCTCCCGGTCTGCCGGTCCACGAGCACGGCCCCGAGAGCCGACTCGAGCTTCCCGATCCGGGTGGACACGTTTGACTGCACCGTCCCGAGAGCCCTCGCAGCAGCGGAGAAAGACCCCTGCTCCTCGATCGCCAGCAGAGCCTCGAGAAGCCTGAAGTCGATCACAAAAATAGATAGTAACTATCACATATAACTGTTGGCATGATCGGCCGCCTGGCGGCATCATGAAGCTGCGTCGAACGGGATCCTCCCTCGATCCCCCCGTCGAGTCCCCGTTGGACGTCGGGAGTCTCCCCCGCTCTCGATCCGTGCGAGCGGGCCGGCCAGACGGTCGGCCCGCTTTCTCTTCCGGCAGGCGCTATCAGCGTGTCCCGGCGTTGCAGGTACGGGGATGCCCAAAGGTGCAGCAGCTGCCAAAGATCCGACGTAGCGTTTCGGTGTGACCAAGGCAGCCGCCGTCTTCGACCTGGACAGAACCCTCGTGCGAGGCGCGACCGGGCCGGTGATCTCCAGAGCCCTCCGCGAAGTGGGAGTGCTCGGCGGCGCACCACCCGGCGAACAGCTCGTCTACAAGATCTTCGAGCTGTTCGGCGAGAACCGCCCGACCATGTTCCTCACCCGCCAGCTCGCCCGCGCCGCCCGCGGCTGGGAGAGAGACCTCTGCCTCCAGGCGGCCGAGATCGCAGCCGAAGAACTCGAAGACCAGGTTCTTCCTTTCGCCCGCGCCGCCATGGACGAGCACCGCGAAGCCGGACGCACCCTCGTGCTCGCCACCACCACCCCCCACGACCTGATCGAACCGTTCGCCCGGCGGGTCGGCTTCGACGAAGTCCTCGCCACCCGGTGGCGTCACAGCGACGGCAGATACGACGGCAGCATCGACGGCGAGTTCGTCTGGGGTCGGGGCAAGGCGAAGGTCGTCAAAGCGTGGGCCGCCTCCGCCGGGGTGGACCTCCACGACAGCTGGGCCTACTCCGACAGCTGGTACGACATGCCGCTGCTGAGGGCCGTCGGCCACCCGGTCGTCGTGAACCCCGACCCGCGCCTAGCCCTGGTCGCTCCGGTGCTGCGCTGGCCGATCGTCTTCTTCGACGTCCCGCCCGGAGTGCCGAAGATCGGCGGGCTGGTCGAACCCCAGCGCCTGCTCATGACCCTCGCCAGACCCGAGCTGTTCCCATACGTCCGCTTCGACCTCGCGGGGGTCGACAACATCCCCAAGCGAGGCCCGGCGATCATCGCCGCCAACCACCGCAGCTACTTCGACCCGATAGCCGTCGGCTTCGCCGTCGCCCGGGCCGGCCGCCCGGTGAGGTTCCTCGGCAAGAAGGAAGTCTTCGACGCCCCCATCGTCGGCGACCTGGTGCGCGCCCTCGGAGGGATCAGGGTCGACCGTGGCACAGGCTCAGACGAACCGCTGCGGGAGGCCGCCAGGGCGCTGGCCGCAGGCGAGCTGGTCGCGATCATGCCACAGGGCACCATCCCACGCGGCAAGGCGTTCTTCGACCCCGAGCTGACAGGGCGGTGGGGGACCGCGCGGCTAGCGGCCATGACCCGAGCGCCGGTGATACCCCTCGGCCTGTGGGGCACAGAGCAGGTGTGGCCCCGCTCCTCCCGCCTCCCCGACCTCACCCGGGTGATAGACCCCCCTGTGGTGCGGATCAGGGTCGGCAGGCCGGTGCAGCTCCGCTACGAGGACGTGGACGAAGACACCCGCAGGATCATGTCAGCCATCGTCGACCTGCTCCCCAGGGAGGCGAAGATCCGCCGGGAACCCACCCCCGAAGAGCTGCGCCGCACCCTCCCTCCCGGCTACAAGGGCGACCCGGAGCGGGAGTCCGAGCGTCGGCCCGGCACAGACCTCTGACCCCCGGCGAGCACCCTCCACACCGCAAGCGCCGACACGCCGAGAGCGACGAAGAGGGCGGCGTCGGCTGCCGTCGGAACGACAAGCCTCCTCGTCCCCGCGGCCATCACAGACAGACCCAACAAGACGACGTTGCGTGCGACCGCTGCACGAGACGCCATCTCGGACCCGGCCGCGCCGAAACAGGGGCAGCGGAAGCGCCCGTCCTCGTCCGACCAAGACGGGATCAGCACGGCGAACAGGCCGAACGTCCCCGCCGCCGCCACGGCACCCACAGAAGGCCGCGCCAAGAGCGTGACGGCCACCGCCAGCTCCCAGACCGGCACGACCACCGAGAGCAGTTCCGGTGAAGGAAGCCGCAGGCGGCGGAAGGCCACGACCACACCACGCCGGTCACGCAGCTTCGCCACCGCCGCCCAGACGAGCACGCCCGCCACGGCCACCGCCGCACAAGACGCCGAACCGGCGAGCGTCAAGGCCGAGACGGGAGACGACCGACCACCGCCGACGAGGCTAGGACACCCGCGGCCAACGTGGACGTTCGGAGACCCGTTCGCCCGGGCCCCTCCCGCGACGCTCGCCGAGCGCCCACGCCCTCCTCCACGACGACACGCCCTCCGGCCCCCGCAGAGGAGGCGTATCGCCCCTCGCGGCCCGCAGCCGTGCCGAGAACCAGTCCGAGGCAAGTTCGTCCGCCAGAGCGGCCACCGCTGCCTCTATCCGACGGGCGAAGCGCCTGGCATCCTCGCCCTCCTGCGGCCTCAGCGGGCTTCCGAACGTCACCGTCACGGCGCCCGGACGGGGGAGAGTCCTCCCCTTCGGCAGGATCCGGTCCGTGCCGTCGATGTGCACCGGCACCACAGGCACCGAGCAGCGCAGCGACAGGTAGGCGGCACCGCCTCGGAACTCCTGGCCCCAGCCGTCCGGGCTGCGCCCCCCCTCGGGGAAGATGAGCATGCTCCAACCGTCGTCGACGAGCCTCGCCGCCACCTCCGCCGAACGCCTGGTCACACGGGTCCGCTCGATCGGTATCGCGCCCATCACCAGGGCCGACAGGTCCGAGCGCAGCCGGTCGGTGAAGAAGTAGTCCGCGGCCGCCCCGACGAACATGCGGTGCCTGAACCGCGGCGGGATCGTCACCAGCAGCAGAGGCGTGTCCAGGTGCGAATGGTGGTTGGCGGCGAAGATCACCGGCGGGTCGACGTCCTCGAGCCCGTCGGCGCCTCTGACCGTGGGTGATGCGAGGACCGAAACGACCGGGCGCATCACGTTGTCGACCACCATCGCCCTCACCAGGCGCGCCGGCCAGCGGCGCGCCCAGTCAGTCTGGTAGTGCTCGCCCGACCGGGGCGGCTTCTCAGGAGGCGCCACGGAAGCCGGCACCGAAGGCGCGCGCAGAGGGAACTCCAGCCTCCTGGCGATACGTGCAAGACGACGCGCTGCCATCGACCTCACACCACGTTCGCCAGCAGCAGCGGCGGGCAGTGCAGATGGGTGATCGTCGCATGCGGCCCGACCGTCTGCGAGGCCATCTCCAACGCGTCGTCCAGCGTGGAGGCCGGACGGAAGCCCAGCCTGCGCACCGCCTCGGGATCGCCGCCCAGCACGATCACGTCCCCCAGGTACTCCAGGGCGTGCGCACCCCAATACCACATGTACAGGGGGTGCACTCCGTGGTAGGCGTACGAGGTGCGGTACAGATGCCTGTACCACTCGTCGTAGGCGAACTCCTCCTCATACTTCGCCTCGATCTCCGCCGGGTCGGTCGTCTCGGAGAGCACCTGCTCGTAGAAGTCGATGTAGGAGGGGTGGTGCACCGGATGGAACTCGGGCCTGGTCGGGTGGCTCATGATCACCACCCCACCCGGCCTAACCAGCGGCTTCCCCCTGTACAGGTTGAAGAAGTAGCCGAGCCCGAGGCACATCACCAGGATCGGGTTCATCACCGAGTTCACGTTGTACGGGCAGATGTAGGGGAGACCCATCGTGAGGATGTCCGTCTGCCCCTCCACGTCCACCAGCTGCTGGCGGTGCACGTTGGCGATCGTCCTCTCGTGCACCGCCTCCACCTCACCCGCCTGCACCGAGGTGATCTGATGGGGCGCCCGCCACGCCTGGAAAGCCGCCCGCCGGGCACGGGCGGGCATGGCCGCCAGCCCCGCCTGCAGCGCCATGAACGAGGCACGGTCACGCAGCGTCCACTCCCACTCGCGCTTCTGGAGCACCCCGAGCGGCAGCTCCGAGCCGAACACGTCGTTGTTCAGCGTCGTCTCGATCTGGAAGATCCTCACGCCCGCCTCGCGGATCACCTTCCCCATCCGCCAGTTCGAGTGGTGCAGCTCCGAGCGATGGCGGTCCATCAGGGACCGTGAATGCCTGAGAGTGCGGACGTTGTGGTGATGCCTCAGCGACCGGTAGGAGGCGAGCCCGGTGGCGGTGCTCTTCCAGCCCCCGTCCATCGCGACCAGGTTGATGTTGACGTAGACGAGGAGGTCCGACTCGGCGGCCCGCCTGCAGATCTCCACCTCCTCGCCCTCCGAGGTGGTCCCCAAGAACGCGAGGTCGTCGGGATCCTCGGCGTCGAAGTTGCGCAGCCGCCCCGACGGCGCGAAGGCGTCATAGATGCGATCGCCGAGCACCCACCGCAGCTCCGACTCGGTCATCCTCCTGTGCAGCGCCAGCGCCGCTATCAGCTCGACGTCGTCGACCCCCGCCTCGGCGGCCATGTCCAGCACGCACTCGATCACCCGCTGGCGCACGTCCGGTCTGCGCATCGGGGGGAGGGGGAGGGACAGGTCGTCGAAGGCGATCGTCAGCTTCATCCCCGGCCTCAGCAGGGCAGGGAGCGGGTCGGAGTCGATCGGGTTCTCCAACGCATGCCGTATCGCCGCGTCCGGGTCGGGCAGAGGGTCGAGAGGCTCGGCGGGGTAGACGATCCGGCTCCGCCCCGCAGGCAGCTTCTCCAGGCGGAAGCCCTCCCCGTGGTGGAACAGCACCGGCGGTGTCGACTTGTCGACCTCCAACACGAAACCCGGACGGCTCATCGAAGCGCCTCCTCGGCTCGGAGCCCCTCCTCGGCGGCTCTCAACAGTCGCTCACGTTCCCTGTCGTCACGCATGTCGAATGCGATCTTCACGGCACCCCGCGGCCCGGCCTCGGCCGCATGCCTGAGCGCCTCCCGGAAGCGGCTCAACGGGTAGGTTGCGGACACGAGGCGCCCGAGCCGGAGCTCGCCCACCAGGTCGAGCGCGAGATCGAAGCTCCGCCGCCCGCCCTCGCCTCGCCTGGGCTCGGCCTCGCCGCGCACGCTCCCGTTCTCCTCGCTAACTGGCTCGGCCGTCGCCAGGTGCTCCACCCCGTAGGCGTAGGCGCCGACCAGGGTGATCTCCCTGTGCCACAGCGGGGTGAGGTCCACCCGGGCACGCCCGGGCATGCCCAACAGAACCACCCGCCCACGGGGGCGGCAGACGGCGAACGCCGACTCCAGGCTCTCCGGCGAGCCGACGGCGTCGACCACGACGTCCGCCCCGGAGGTGAGGCGGGACCGCCCGCCCGAGCCCACGAGCACCGAGCCGGTCTGCCGGCGCACCACCCTCACCAGCGACTGCGGGTCGCAGACCTCGTCGGCGCCGAACTCGAGCGCCCAGCGTTTCTGATGGGCATACCTCGCCGCCACGGTCACATGGCCCGGCCTGTACAGCCTGCACGCGGCGGCCACCGCGAGGAGTCCGAGCGTCCCCGCTCCTATCACCACCACCCGCTCGTCCGGCGCGGGACGCGCCTTTGCCACCGCGTGCACCGCGCAGGCGGTCGGCTCCACCATCACCGCGTCCTCGTCGGAGAGCGTGTCGGGGACGGCGACCAGCTGGCTGGTGTGCGCCCTGAACGCAACCGACCAACCCCCGCCGACGCTCGAGCAGAACCCCGTCTGCAGCCCGGGTTCCACCGACCCACGCTCCAGGTTCTGGCACGCTCCGACGTCCCCTCTCACACACGCGGGGCAGGGGGGCAGGTCGCGCGGCAGGCATCCGAGCACAGCCTCCAACACCCTCCGCCCCTCTCCGGGGACGTCCACCACCACCTCGTGGCCTGGGACGAACGGGAACGACACGATCGGCTCGAACCACTCCGAAGCCGCCGCGTCGACCGTCTGCAGGTCCGACCCGCAGATCCCCGCCAGACGCGGGAACACCAGAGGCCAGCCCGAGCCGGGAGCGTCGGGGACCGGCAGATCGTCCAGCTCGAGCACGCCGACCGACGCTCCGGAGCCGGGGACCAGCGCCCCCGCCAGCTTCGCCGCCGCGAAACGGGACGGCCGTCGACGCACGACCAGCGCCTTCACGAGCCGGTCACCTCCAGCCGTTCGAGTCGACCCATCACCTTCGCGGCGAGCCGGGTCGGCCAGCTCTCCCGGCGGGGAGGGCCTTCGGCGAGCGGCAGCAGAGGACGGGGGGCGCCCGCAGCAGGCCGGAAGTCCTCCACCAGCCAGCCCCGGCGGCGCGCCATCGCCGCCAGCTTCGTCTCCGGGTTCACCGCAACCGGGAACCCCACGGCTTCGAGCATCGGCAGGTCGGACGACGAGTCCGCGTACGCGACGCTCTCTTCGAGATCCACCCCTTCCGCTTCGGCCAGCTCGGCGAGGATCTGGGCCCTCGCTTCCCCCGTCGGGGGGACCTCTGCCAGCTCGCCGGTGTACTCACCGTCTCGCACGCTCATGCGCGCACAGACGATGTGGTCGAACAGCGGACGCAACGGCTCCACGACGAAGTCGAGAGCGCCGGTTATGAGCACAGTCTTGTGACCCGCCCGCCGGTGTTCGCGCACCCTCCGGATCGCGGCCGGATAGCAGTTCGCGAGGAAGTGCTCCGAGAGCAGCTCCAGCGCGTCGGCAGAGAGTTCGTCCACCGGGGCGCCCTCGTAACGGCGGTAGAAGTGCCTCAAGAAGTCGGACCGGTCACGCCGGTCCATCGCCAGCAGCGACGGCACCTCCGCCAGGCTGCGCAAGACGAACCGCAGGCGGTCCGAACCGGCGAGCCGCCTGGTGGCGAGCCAGGCGTAGGTCGACACCACGTTCGAGGAGACCAACGTGTTCTCGAGGTCGAAGACGGCCATCTGCCGATCGGGGGAGAGAACCCTGGCGCGCAGCCGTTCGGTGCGGGACGCCGCACGTCCAGAAGGCGACGCCCCCACCCGAGCCTGGCGGACCACCGAAGGGAGGTGGATCTCGCGGACGTAATAGGACCAGTCGACGTGCCTCGGGTCGAAGTCGAACGCCGCCCGGTCCTCTTCGGGGAGGCTCTCCCAAAGCTCGAGGAGCCGATCCACGCCGTAGACGGCCTCGCACTCGGCGTACGCGCCGTAGAGGCGCACGTAGTCCAGCGCCTGTTCCGCCTGCTTTCGCCGCTCCTCGAGGCGGGCGGACATCTCGGCTGCCGCACCTCGCAGCGGCAAGGCCTGCACCGTGGTCTCGAGGCGCTGGAGCAGGGAGGTGGCCCTGAGAAGCTGGCGCTCGACCCGGCCCCGTCCGGGGAAAGACCACTTGGGCACCTCGATCGGCTGCCCGTGCGAGTCGTAGAGCGGCTTCTCGGTGAAGTAGCCGGAGACCAGGTCGACGAGGCGGCGATACCGGAGCGGGTTCACCGACCCCGAGGCCACCTGCACCACGTCAGGTTCGGCCAGCGGCCCGCGGGCAGCGACCGCGCAGATGGCGGCGGAGACCATGTCCACCGGGATCACGTCGACGATCCCCTCGGGGACACCTGGGAACTCGCGTAGCAGGCCGCGGGCGAACGAGATGATCACCGGCTCGGCCATCC encodes:
- a CDS encoding LysR family transcriptional regulator, producing the protein MIDFRLLEALLAIEEQGSFSAAARALGTVQSNVSTRIGKLESALGAVLVDRQTGRLTDEGRVVAEHARRIRAELDALPSEVASVRQNVQGQVKVGVIGTTARWLVPRLLRAAAERLPGVRLVVVDATTLSLLPRLATGQLDLAVVNLPVTDPDVQTEPLFEEDHILVVPTSHPLARRKEVGLEELADFPLLLAAPDTAFRKQLDRDAARFGVELVPMAEIDGLRLLASLAFQGFGPAILPASAAPPWVGGDWKRVRLTGVHRRPVGLARRRRGLPTAAARNIASLIKDVIATEARAEDGIRPRL
- a CDS encoding alcohol dehydrogenase; amino-acid sequence: MKALVVRRRPSRFAAAKLAGALVPGSGASVGVLELDDLPVPDAPGSGWPLVFPRLAGICGSDLQTVDAAASEWFEPIVSFPFVPGHEVVVDVPGEGRRVLEAVLGCLPRDLPPCPACVRGDVGACQNLERGSVEPGLQTGFCSSVGGGWSVAFRAHTSQLVAVPDTLSDEDAVMVEPTACAVHAVAKARPAPDERVVVIGAGTLGLLAVAAACRLYRPGHVTVAARYAHQKRWALEFGADEVCDPQSLVRVVRRQTGSVLVGSGGRSRLTSGADVVVDAVGSPESLESAFAVCRPRGRVVLLGMPGRARVDLTPLWHREITLVGAYAYGVEHLATAEPVSEENGSVRGEAEPRRGEGGRRSFDLALDLVGELRLGRLVSATYPLSRFREALRHAAEAGPRGAVKIAFDMRDDRERERLLRAAEEGLRAEEALR
- a CDS encoding haloacid dehalogenase — its product is MISEALADKTILVTGATGFLGTAVVERLLRRVPGCRLVLLVRPGRRSTAERRAQREIFANDAFDPLRSELGEDGFRRMIAERVVTVAGDVSSDGLGLDEQASSLLPEVDVVIHSAATVSFDSPLDVAVEVNLLGPTRVAETLGRAGASPHLVAVSTCYVAGSRRGSAAEEHVADSPFFPDVDWRGEVEAARRARRAAEDESRTPEMLARFRRKAHRELGAAGTPLLARRTEQLRQQWVSDRMVEAGRSRAASLGWPDAYAYTKALGEKALVETRGELPLTIVRPSIIESALSEPSPGWIRGFRMAEPVIISFARGLLREFPGVPEGIVDVIPVDMVSAAICAVAARGPLAEPDVVQVASGSVNPLRYRRLVDLVSGYFTEKPLYDSHGQPIEVPKWSFPGRGRVERQLLRATSLLQRLETTVQALPLRGAAAEMSARLEERRKQAEQALDYVRLYGAYAECEAVYGVDRLLELWESLPEEDRAAFDFDPRHVDWSYYVREIHLPSVVRQARVGASPSGRAASRTERLRARVLSPDRQMAVFDLENTLVSSNVVSTYAWLATRRLAGSDRLRFVLRSLAEVPSLLAMDRRDRSDFLRHFYRRYEGAPVDELSADALELLSEHFLANCYPAAIRRVREHRRAGHKTVLITGALDFVVEPLRPLFDHIVCARMSVRDGEYTGELAEVPPTGEARAQILAELAEAEGVDLEESVAYADSSSDLPMLEAVGFPVAVNPETKLAAMARRRGWLVEDFRPAAGAPRPLLPLAEGPPRRESWPTRLAAKVMGRLERLEVTGS